One Mycolicibacter sp. MU0083 DNA window includes the following coding sequences:
- a CDS encoding SDR family oxidoreductase has product MSTRIALVTGASRSVGKGIALALGSAGWTVYVTARGEVGTGGPLDETAAGVTERGGCGIAVRCDHRDDAAIAALFARIADEQNGRLDLLVNNVWAAPEGFAGFTEKFWQRPLSDWDPLIGVGLRAHYVAAVHAAQLMVPRGTGLIANISSFGTRGHLHSVLYGMSKAGLDKMAADMAVELSGTGVSTVSLWPGLVRNEVMQGFMDRGLDNFQGYPLANAETPEFIGRVIAALADDPDIGARSGHTLITAEAALDYGVTDIAGNQPDSHRELFGGGPLY; this is encoded by the coding sequence GTGAGCACCCGGATCGCGCTGGTCACCGGCGCCAGCCGCAGCGTCGGCAAAGGCATCGCACTGGCCCTGGGCTCGGCGGGCTGGACCGTCTACGTCACCGCCCGCGGCGAGGTAGGCACCGGCGGCCCCCTCGACGAGACCGCCGCGGGCGTCACCGAACGCGGCGGGTGCGGCATCGCGGTGCGCTGCGACCACCGCGACGACGCCGCGATCGCCGCCCTGTTCGCCCGCATCGCCGACGAGCAGAACGGCCGGCTCGACCTACTGGTCAACAACGTGTGGGCCGCGCCCGAAGGCTTCGCCGGATTCACCGAGAAGTTCTGGCAGCGCCCACTGTCGGACTGGGATCCGCTGATCGGGGTCGGCCTGCGCGCCCACTACGTCGCCGCGGTGCACGCCGCCCAGCTGATGGTGCCCCGCGGCACCGGCCTGATCGCCAACATCTCCTCGTTCGGCACCCGCGGGCACCTGCACTCGGTGCTCTACGGCATGTCCAAGGCCGGGCTGGACAAGATGGCCGCCGACATGGCCGTGGAACTGTCCGGCACCGGGGTGAGCACGGTGTCGCTGTGGCCCGGGCTGGTGCGCAACGAAGTCATGCAGGGCTTCATGGACCGCGGCCTGGACAACTTCCAGGGCTATCCGCTGGCCAACGCCGAAACCCCGGAGTTCATCGGCCGCGTCATCGCCGCGCTGGCCGACGACCCCGACATCGGCGCCCGCAGCGGGCACACCCTGATCACCGCCGAGGCCGCACTGGATTACGGCGTCACCGACATCGCGGGCAACCAGCCCGACTCGCACCGGGAACTGTTCGGCGGCGGCCCGCTGTATTAG
- a CDS encoding carotenoid oxygenase family protein, with product MTTSHNEYALWDAAYVLGALSAADHLAFEMHLGECPLCRDAVSDLSTVPDALALLDHDDVAGTGDRCTDLVGATSATSAPSIGVAGWARDLPGPARGGRAAVAVIQPPETVMPVFRTANYAPVPDELSAFDLPVQGAIPAELNGWYLRNGPNPRRSNGHWCTGDGMVHGIRLENGRAAWYRNRWVRTEGFDRSPGRFDADGNRRSSVATTHVIRHAGRTLALMDTSLPYELSDDLATLGVYDFDGKLADPMSAHPKICPVTGELHFFGHGGLADPHVNYYRADADGVLTVRRPIDVPGLTLMHDFALTAEHVVFMDLPLVFDPWVARTRHSDRDLPYRWDDGYGARLGVLRREDPYGPVCWFDIDPCYVFHIANAFDVTGAGGNKIVMQVVRYPEMWRHSSDFETEAALWRWTIDLDSGAVTEDQLDDRGIEFPRVDDRLVGADAQYAVAVSDDGLVRYDLARGGAQVHRFGVNGAAGTPDEAVFAPAPGHTDESAGWYLSYVYSPVRECSELVILDAAQFDAEPVARVGLPRRVPHGFHGSWIPD from the coding sequence ATGACGACGTCTCATAACGAGTACGCCCTGTGGGATGCCGCCTACGTGCTGGGCGCGCTGTCGGCCGCCGACCATCTCGCGTTCGAGATGCACCTGGGCGAATGCCCGCTGTGCCGCGACGCGGTCTCGGACCTGTCGACGGTGCCCGACGCGCTCGCACTGCTCGATCACGACGACGTGGCCGGCACGGGTGACCGGTGCACCGATCTGGTGGGTGCCACGTCGGCCACCTCGGCCCCGTCGATCGGTGTCGCCGGCTGGGCGCGCGACCTGCCGGGCCCGGCCCGCGGGGGCCGCGCCGCGGTGGCAGTCATTCAGCCGCCGGAGACGGTGATGCCGGTCTTCCGCACCGCCAACTACGCGCCGGTCCCCGACGAATTATCCGCCTTCGACCTTCCGGTGCAGGGCGCGATTCCGGCGGAGTTGAACGGCTGGTATCTGCGCAACGGCCCCAACCCGCGCCGGTCGAACGGGCACTGGTGCACCGGCGACGGCATGGTGCACGGCATCCGGCTGGAGAACGGCCGGGCGGCCTGGTACCGCAACCGCTGGGTGCGCACCGAGGGTTTCGACCGGTCACCGGGGCGGTTCGACGCCGACGGCAACCGGCGCTCCAGCGTCGCCACCACTCACGTCATCCGGCACGCCGGGCGCACCCTGGCGCTGATGGACACCTCGCTGCCCTACGAACTCAGCGACGACCTGGCCACCCTGGGGGTCTATGACTTCGACGGGAAGTTGGCCGACCCGATGTCGGCGCACCCCAAGATCTGCCCGGTCACCGGTGAACTGCATTTCTTCGGCCACGGCGGCCTTGCCGACCCGCACGTCAACTATTACCGGGCCGACGCCGACGGTGTCCTGACGGTGCGGCGCCCCATCGACGTGCCGGGGCTGACGCTGATGCACGACTTCGCGTTGACCGCCGAGCACGTGGTGTTCATGGACCTGCCGCTGGTGTTCGACCCGTGGGTGGCCCGCACCCGGCACAGTGACCGGGATCTGCCCTACCGCTGGGACGACGGCTACGGCGCCCGGCTGGGTGTGCTGCGCCGCGAGGACCCCTACGGTCCGGTGTGCTGGTTCGACATCGACCCCTGCTACGTCTTCCACATCGCCAACGCCTTCGACGTGACCGGCGCCGGCGGGAACAAGATCGTCATGCAGGTGGTGCGGTACCCGGAGATGTGGCGCCACAGCAGCGATTTCGAGACCGAGGCGGCACTGTGGCGCTGGACCATCGACCTGGATTCCGGGGCGGTGACCGAGGATCAGCTCGATGACCGCGGTATCGAGTTCCCCCGCGTCGATGACCGGCTGGTGGGCGCCGACGCCCAGTACGCGGTCGCGGTCTCCGACGACGGCCTGGTGCGCTACGACCTGGCCCGCGGCGGCGCGCAGGTGCACCGGTTCGGTGTCAACGGCGCGGCCGGCACCCCCGATGAGGCGGTGTTCGCGCCGGCGCCCGGCCACACCGACGAGTCGGCGGGCTGGTATCTGAGCTACGTCTACAGCCCGGTGCGGGAATGCAGCGAGCTGGTGATCCTCGACGCCGCGCAGTTCGATGCCGAACCCGTCGCTCGGGTCGGGTTGCCGCGGCGTGTCCCGCACGGCTTCCACGGCAGTTGGATCCCGGACTGA
- a CDS encoding nuclear transport factor 2 family protein, with translation MTLEDRLTALEQIEAIKALKHRYFRACDAKDPETFRACFIAHGADIDYGPLGGFSGPDQAEKLATVFRRIALHTVDGKPVILDMHHGMHPDITLTGPGTATGRWTLKFRQLNMIERTERLLTGDYDDDYVIEDGRWKMARSHFRQLWAITRPLGDATVEVGQ, from the coding sequence ATGACCCTCGAGGACCGCCTGACCGCGCTCGAACAGATCGAAGCGATCAAAGCCCTCAAACACCGCTACTTCCGGGCCTGCGATGCCAAGGATCCCGAAACCTTCCGCGCCTGCTTCATCGCCCACGGCGCCGACATCGACTACGGGCCGCTGGGCGGCTTCAGCGGACCCGACCAGGCGGAGAAACTCGCGACCGTGTTCCGGCGCATCGCCCTGCACACCGTCGACGGCAAACCGGTGATCCTGGACATGCACCACGGCATGCACCCCGACATCACCCTCACCGGCCCCGGCACCGCCACCGGCCGCTGGACACTGAAATTCCGGCAGCTCAACATGATCGAGCGCACCGAACGCCTGCTCACCGGTGACTACGACGACGACTACGTGATCGAGGACGGCCGGTGGAAGATGGCCCGCAGTCACTTCCGGCAACTCTGGGCGATCACCCGCCCCCTCGGCGACGCGACGGTGGAGGTCGGCCAGTGA
- a CDS encoding NAD(P)/FAD-dependent oxidoreductase: MTAGFDTDLLVVGGGPGGLGAALHARRQGLSVIIADPRASPIDKACGEGLMPGGLAALLALGVDPAGIPLRGIAYCDGPRRVDAAFRDGPGRGVRRTTLHAALTDQAKHHDVDWTATRADRVEQDTHGVTAAGIRARWLIAADGLHSTVRRAVGIGCAAGTPRRYGLRRHYRLPAWSESVEVHWSPWGEAYVTPVEPDLVGVAILSTRRPQLDWFPQLQARLGAVPCGPARGCGPLRQVVERRVAGRVLLVGDAAGYEDALTGEGISLAVKQAEAAIGAIVDDAPASYERAWRTVTRRYRLLTRGLVLAGAWGPTRRAVVPAACALPAVFDRAVHLLAH, encoded by the coding sequence GTGACCGCCGGCTTCGATACCGACCTGCTGGTGGTCGGCGGCGGCCCGGGCGGCCTCGGCGCGGCGTTACACGCACGCCGGCAAGGACTTTCGGTGATAATCGCCGATCCGCGGGCCAGCCCCATCGACAAGGCCTGCGGGGAGGGCCTGATGCCCGGCGGGCTGGCCGCCCTGCTGGCGCTGGGCGTGGACCCGGCCGGAATCCCGCTGCGCGGCATCGCCTACTGCGACGGCCCGCGCCGCGTCGACGCGGCGTTCCGCGACGGCCCGGGCCGCGGGGTGCGGCGCACCACCTTGCACGCCGCGCTGACCGATCAGGCCAAACACCACGACGTCGACTGGACCGCCACCCGCGCCGACCGCGTCGAGCAGGACACCCACGGCGTCACCGCCGCCGGCATTCGGGCCCGCTGGCTGATCGCCGCCGACGGACTGCACTCCACGGTGCGACGCGCGGTCGGCATCGGCTGCGCGGCGGGCACCCCCCGGCGCTACGGGCTGCGCCGGCACTACCGGCTGCCGGCCTGGTCGGAATCCGTCGAAGTGCACTGGTCGCCGTGGGGCGAGGCCTACGTGACACCGGTGGAACCCGACTTGGTGGGGGTGGCGATCCTGTCCACCCGACGCCCGCAGCTCGACTGGTTCCCGCAGTTGCAGGCCCGCCTCGGTGCCGTGCCCTGCGGGCCGGCCCGCGGCTGCGGCCCGCTGCGGCAGGTGGTGGAGCGCCGCGTGGCCGGCCGGGTGCTGCTGGTCGGCGACGCCGCCGGCTACGAAGACGCCCTGACCGGGGAGGGGATCAGCCTGGCCGTCAAACAGGCCGAGGCGGCGATCGGCGCGATCGTCGACGACGCCCCGGCGTCCTACGAACGCGCCTGGCGCACCGTCACGCGCCGCTACCGGTTGCTCACCCGCGGGCTGGTGCTGGCCGGCGCGTGGGGCCCGACCCGTCGGGCCGTGGTTCCCGCCGCGTGCGCCCTGCCCGCGGTGTTCGACCGTGCGGTACATCTGCTGGCGCACTGA
- a CDS encoding isoprenylcysteine carboxyl methyltransferase family protein: protein MYYLLILVVGAERLAELALARNHARWAFAHGGTEFGHRHYPVMVSIHTALLVSCVAEVALLHRPFIGWLGWPMLALAAAAQALRWWCVATLGKRWNTMVIVLPDAPLVHGGPYRWLRHPNYVAVVLEGLALPLIHTAWLTALWFGLANAAVLRERIRVENAALGYR, encoded by the coding sequence GTGTACTACCTGCTGATCCTGGTGGTGGGCGCCGAACGGCTCGCCGAACTGGCGCTGGCCAGAAACCATGCGCGCTGGGCGTTCGCCCACGGCGGCACCGAATTTGGCCACCGGCACTACCCGGTGATGGTCAGCATCCACACCGCACTGCTGGTCAGCTGTGTGGCCGAAGTGGCGCTGCTGCACCGGCCCTTCATCGGCTGGCTGGGCTGGCCGATGCTCGCGCTGGCCGCGGCCGCCCAGGCGCTGCGCTGGTGGTGCGTGGCGACCCTGGGCAAACGGTGGAACACCATGGTGATCGTGCTGCCCGACGCGCCGCTGGTGCACGGCGGTCCCTACCGGTGGCTGCGGCATCCCAACTATGTGGCCGTGGTCCTCGAGGGGTTGGCGCTGCCCCTGATCCACACCGCGTGGCTGACCGCGCTCTGGTTCGGCCTGGCCAATGCGGCGGTGCTGCGGGAACGGATCCGGGTGGAGAACGCCGCACTGGGGTACCGGTGA
- a CDS encoding sigma-70 family RNA polymerase sigma factor, with translation MKALYDEHAAMLWRYALRLTGDAGRAEDVVQETLLRAWQHPEVTADAGRSPRAWLCTVARNMIIDEHRSATSRHVVASLDTTGAPEQSTRDEVDTALDRMLIADAMAGLSAEHRAVIERAYYRGWSTAQIARDLEIADGTVKSRLHYAVRALRLALQEMGVTR, from the coding sequence ATGAAGGCGCTCTACGACGAGCATGCGGCCATGCTGTGGCGTTACGCGCTGCGCTTGACCGGCGATGCCGGCCGGGCCGAGGACGTCGTTCAGGAGACCCTGTTGCGGGCCTGGCAGCACCCGGAGGTCACCGCCGACGCCGGTCGTTCCCCGCGGGCCTGGCTGTGCACGGTGGCCCGCAACATGATCATCGACGAACATCGCAGCGCCACGTCGCGTCACGTGGTCGCCTCACTGGACACCACCGGCGCACCCGAGCAGTCCACCCGGGACGAGGTGGACACCGCACTGGACCGGATGCTGATCGCCGACGCGATGGCCGGGCTGTCGGCCGAACACCGGGCCGTGATCGAACGGGCCTACTACCGCGGGTGGAGCACCGCCCAGATCGCCCGCGACCTCGAGATCGCCGATGGGACGGTGAAATCCCGCCTGCACTATGCGGTGCGGGCGCTGCGACTCGCCCTGCAGGAGATGGGGGTGACCCGATGA
- a CDS encoding anti-sigma factor family protein, producing MTAPRKHPLATTPAEGGHRYAMWDAAYVLGSLSAADRREYEDHLADCPQCRAAVTEISGVPALLSQLDGPGVAAIDDDAPAAAPDLLASLVTEVRRRRRRTRVLAWALGAAAAAVLGIGVLIGVGGPGRAPGPVPEALPMTQVGTTSLASTVAVRDESWGSYIDLSCICLAPIGAHHDTLALVVVGRDGATTRLATWVAEPGRTATPAGSISTPSDQIAAVQIVSADSGQLLLERTL from the coding sequence ATGACCGCGCCGCGCAAGCACCCGCTTGCCACCACACCGGCCGAGGGCGGTCACCGCTACGCGATGTGGGATGCGGCCTACGTGCTGGGTTCGCTGTCGGCGGCCGACCGCCGCGAATACGAGGACCACCTCGCCGACTGCCCGCAGTGCCGGGCCGCGGTCACCGAGATCAGCGGGGTGCCCGCCCTGCTGTCGCAACTCGACGGTCCCGGCGTGGCCGCGATCGACGACGACGCACCGGCCGCGGCGCCGGATCTGCTGGCGTCGCTGGTGACCGAGGTCCGCCGGCGGCGGCGACGCACCCGGGTGCTGGCCTGGGCACTGGGTGCCGCGGCGGCCGCGGTGCTGGGCATCGGTGTGCTGATCGGGGTCGGCGGTCCGGGCCGCGCACCCGGCCCGGTCCCCGAGGCGCTGCCGATGACGCAGGTCGGCACCACCTCCCTGGCGTCGACGGTGGCGGTGCGCGACGAATCCTGGGGCAGCTACATCGATTTGAGCTGCATCTGCCTGGCCCCGATCGGCGCCCACCACGACACGCTGGCGCTGGTGGTGGTGGGCCGCGACGGCGCCACCACCCGGCTGGCGACCTGGGTCGCCGAACCCGGGCGCACCGCCACCCCCGCGGGCAGCATCTCCACCCCGTCCGATCAGATCGCCGCGGTGCAGATCGTCTCCGCCGACAGCGGCCAGCTGCTGCTGGAGCGCACCCTGTAG
- a CDS encoding nuclease-related domain-containing DEAD/DEAH box helicase, with amino-acid sequence MPVSLPAQPRFASPSERHVYRALIDQLQADDVVVSGQRVTDHLKDHEADFVVAIEGAGIICIEVKGGEVWHDGRGWRQLRGNRQCDIEPVRQVRGACYALRDYVEHDPRWTQGRLRWDHVVVLPHAELPDDFDLPDCPRWKVVDRNELPQLVSRLRHVLIRQELDRPLLTDVGIAQFRTVLGGRGLPQRDVVARALANDSAADALTEQQAVILEAIRLLNRVQVRGSAGSGKTYLAVEQARRLSNEGKRVALLCYSRGLASYLKRLTATWSQRQRPAYVGEFHSLGVVWGAPDGPAPSQDSVRFWEEELPQQMLELAQHLDDGQRFDAVVIDEAQDFADAWWDPVLASLRDDETGGLFVFSDEGQRVFDRQGTPPVPLVPLVLDRNLRNTRQIATTFQPLVDHPIRYLGADGPEVRFVTCTRESAADVGDDQVEQLLEEGWRPEDVALLTTGSRHPEQVARQEQGNEAYWDSFWDAEQVFYGHVLGFKGLERRAVVLVVDASGPVERARERLYVGLSRARDQLVVCGDRDFIVEVGGPDLAHKLGIG; translated from the coding sequence GTGCCCGTCTCGCTTCCCGCGCAGCCCCGCTTCGCCAGCCCATCGGAACGTCACGTCTATCGGGCGTTGATCGACCAGCTCCAAGCCGACGACGTCGTGGTGTCGGGCCAACGCGTCACCGACCATCTCAAAGATCACGAGGCCGATTTCGTCGTCGCGATCGAGGGCGCCGGCATCATCTGTATCGAGGTCAAGGGCGGCGAAGTCTGGCACGACGGTCGCGGGTGGCGTCAGCTGCGGGGGAACCGCCAGTGCGACATCGAACCCGTCCGCCAGGTCCGCGGGGCCTGCTACGCGCTGCGGGACTACGTCGAGCACGACCCGCGCTGGACGCAGGGCCGGCTGCGCTGGGACCACGTGGTGGTGTTGCCGCACGCCGAACTGCCCGACGACTTCGACCTGCCGGACTGTCCGCGCTGGAAGGTCGTCGATCGCAACGAGCTGCCGCAACTGGTGTCCCGGCTGCGGCACGTGCTGATCCGCCAAGAACTGGACCGGCCGCTGCTCACCGATGTGGGCATCGCGCAGTTCCGCACCGTCCTCGGCGGCCGCGGATTGCCCCAGCGTGACGTGGTCGCCCGGGCGTTGGCGAACGACAGTGCCGCCGACGCCCTCACCGAACAGCAGGCGGTGATCCTGGAAGCCATCCGGCTGCTCAATCGCGTCCAGGTGCGCGGCAGCGCCGGAAGCGGCAAGACCTACCTGGCCGTCGAACAGGCGAGACGGCTATCCAATGAAGGCAAACGCGTTGCCCTGCTGTGTTATTCACGCGGGTTGGCGTCCTACCTCAAACGGCTCACCGCGACGTGGAGCCAGCGCCAGCGACCCGCCTACGTCGGGGAGTTCCACTCCCTGGGCGTGGTGTGGGGAGCACCCGACGGGCCGGCGCCGTCCCAGGACTCGGTGCGGTTCTGGGAAGAAGAGCTTCCGCAGCAGATGCTCGAACTGGCGCAGCACCTCGACGACGGGCAGCGTTTCGACGCCGTGGTGATCGACGAGGCTCAGGACTTCGCCGACGCCTGGTGGGATCCGGTGCTGGCATCGCTGCGCGACGACGAGACCGGCGGGCTGTTCGTGTTCAGCGACGAAGGGCAGCGGGTGTTCGACCGGCAGGGCACGCCTCCGGTGCCGCTGGTGCCGCTGGTGCTCGACCGCAACCTGCGCAACACCCGGCAGATCGCGACCACCTTCCAGCCGCTGGTGGACCATCCGATCCGCTACCTGGGCGCCGACGGACCCGAAGTGCGGTTCGTGACGTGCACCCGGGAGTCGGCGGCCGACGTCGGCGACGACCAGGTGGAGCAGCTGCTCGAGGAGGGCTGGCGGCCCGAAGACGTGGCACTGCTGACCACCGGCAGCCGCCACCCCGAACAGGTAGCCCGCCAGGAGCAGGGCAACGAGGCCTACTGGGACAGCTTCTGGGACGCCGAGCAGGTCTTCTACGGCCACGTGCTCGGGTTCAAAGGACTGGAACGCCGAGCCGTAGTGCTCGTCGTCGACGCCAGCGGACCGGTGGAGCGGGCACGCGAACGGCTCTACGTCGGGCTGTCGCGGGCCCGCGACCAACTCGTGGTCTGCGGTGACCGGGATTTCATCGTCGAGGTCGGCGGCCCGGACCTGGCCCACAAACTCGGCATCGGCTGA
- a CDS encoding SDR family NAD(P)-dependent oxidoreductase, whose translation MTEIDPERLATCLQVLAEVDSLPPDHPDALAVRRATGRMFKALKKARRTAKRDAVAAADQAVIAATATGAPGRIDDETQGIPLVSSAVGASAGTLLRSQACYICKTHYTQVDAFYHQLCPDCAAMSRAKRDARTDLTGRRALLTGGRAKIGMYIALRLLRDGAHTTVTTRFPNDAVRRFAAMPDSGDWLHRLQVVGIDLRDPAQVVALADTVAAQGPLDILINNAAQTVRRAPGSYAALVEAERTPSNELVDVITFDHVSDAHPAALAGSLAEHQTPHALTELALTARSASPQRIAAGIAVDAGGLLPDTASVNSWTQRVHEVDALELLEVQLCNQTAPFILVSRLRPAMAAAAARRKYVVNVSAMEGQFSRQYKGPGHPHTNMAKAALNMLTRTSAAEMLESDGILMTAVDTGWITDERPHPTKLRLAEEGFHAPLDLVDGAARVYDPIVRGEAGEDLYGCFLKDYAPSPW comes from the coding sequence GTGACCGAGATCGACCCGGAAAGACTGGCCACCTGCCTGCAGGTGCTCGCCGAGGTCGACTCGCTGCCCCCGGACCACCCCGACGCGCTGGCGGTGCGCCGGGCCACCGGGCGGATGTTCAAAGCGCTGAAGAAGGCCCGCCGGACCGCTAAACGCGACGCGGTGGCCGCCGCCGACCAGGCCGTCATCGCCGCCACCGCCACCGGGGCGCCGGGCCGGATCGACGACGAGACGCAGGGCATTCCGCTGGTGTCGTCGGCTGTCGGGGCGTCGGCGGGCACCTTGCTGCGCTCGCAGGCCTGCTACATCTGCAAAACCCACTACACGCAGGTCGACGCGTTCTATCACCAGCTCTGCCCGGACTGCGCCGCGATGAGCCGGGCCAAGCGGGACGCCCGCACCGACCTCACCGGCCGTCGTGCCCTGCTGACCGGGGGGCGCGCCAAGATCGGCATGTACATCGCGCTGCGGCTGCTGCGCGACGGCGCCCACACCACCGTCACCACGCGTTTCCCGAACGACGCGGTGCGTCGCTTCGCCGCGATGCCCGACAGCGGCGACTGGCTGCACCGCCTGCAGGTGGTGGGTATCGACCTGCGGGACCCGGCCCAGGTCGTCGCGTTGGCCGACACGGTGGCCGCGCAGGGCCCGCTGGACATTTTGATCAACAACGCCGCCCAGACGGTGCGGCGCGCACCCGGCTCCTATGCCGCCCTGGTCGAGGCCGAACGCACCCCGTCGAACGAGCTGGTGGACGTGATCACCTTCGACCACGTCAGCGACGCCCATCCGGCGGCCCTGGCCGGCAGCCTGGCCGAACACCAGACCCCGCACGCGTTGACCGAGCTGGCGCTGACCGCCCGCAGCGCCTCCCCGCAGCGCATCGCCGCCGGTATCGCCGTGGACGCCGGCGGGCTGCTGCCCGATACCGCGTCGGTGAACAGCTGGACGCAGCGGGTGCACGAGGTGGACGCCCTGGAGCTGCTCGAAGTGCAGCTGTGCAATCAGACCGCACCGTTCATCCTGGTCAGCCGGCTGCGGCCGGCGATGGCGGCGGCCGCGGCCCGGCGTAAGTACGTGGTGAACGTCTCGGCGATGGAGGGCCAGTTCAGCCGCCAGTACAAGGGCCCGGGGCATCCGCACACCAATATGGCCAAGGCCGCGTTGAACATGCTGACCCGCACCAGTGCCGCGGAGATGCTGGAGTCCGACGGGATCCTGATGACCGCGGTGGACACCGGTTGGATCACCGACGAGCGGCCGCATCCCACCAAGCTCCGGTTGGCCGAGGAGGGGTTCCACGCCCCGCTGGATCTGGTCGACGGCGCCGCCCGCGTCTACGACCCGATCGTGCGCGGTGAAGCCGGGGAGGACCTCTACGGCTGTTTCCTCAAGGATTACGCGCCCAGTCCCTGGTAG
- a CDS encoding sigma factor-like helix-turn-helix DNA-binding protein has product MDFGSNASSGGGPAGRAGDGAAPNRAMLAGAIAQLTVDQREILRRAYFYRWSTERIAADLGITECSVKTHLHSGLRAVYAALQAMGAVL; this is encoded by the coding sequence ATGGATTTCGGCAGCAACGCCAGCAGCGGCGGCGGGCCTGCGGGCCGTGCCGGTGACGGAGCCGCACCGAATCGCGCCATGCTGGCCGGCGCGATCGCGCAGCTCACCGTCGACCAGCGCGAGATATTGCGTCGGGCCTATTTCTACCGTTGGAGCACCGAGCGGATCGCCGCCGATCTGGGCATCACCGAATGCAGCGTGAAGACCCACCTGCACAGTGGTCTTCGAGCCGTGTACGCAGCACTGCAAGCAATGGGAGCGGTCCTATGA